One window from the genome of Rhodococcus sp. ABRD24 encodes:
- a CDS encoding tellurium resistance protein, protein MAIDYTRRPSTPPAGATPQGGVNLSKISLTKSAPSVSLTKAGERQGTMRVNLNWSQGAEPQKKGFFAKLTGGGGVDLDLGCLYELTDGSKGVIQALGNSFGSLNTAPFVQLDGDDRSGSVSGGENMHVNLDRPEMFRRVLIFAMIYQGAPNWAAVDGVVTLFPTVGPQIEVRLDSADNNARICAIAMLENTGNGITVNRLVQYINGSQSDLDAAYGWGMQWQAGRK, encoded by the coding sequence ATGGCCATCGATTACACCCGCCGCCCGAGCACACCCCCGGCCGGCGCGACGCCGCAGGGCGGCGTGAACCTCAGCAAGATCAGCCTGACCAAGAGCGCTCCGAGTGTCAGCCTCACCAAGGCCGGTGAACGCCAGGGCACGATGCGCGTGAACCTCAACTGGTCGCAGGGTGCCGAGCCCCAGAAGAAGGGCTTCTTCGCCAAGCTGACCGGTGGCGGCGGAGTCGATCTCGACCTCGGCTGCCTCTACGAACTGACCGACGGATCCAAGGGCGTCATTCAGGCCCTGGGTAACAGCTTCGGGTCGCTGAACACTGCCCCGTTCGTCCAGCTCGATGGCGACGATCGGAGCGGTTCGGTCTCCGGCGGCGAGAACATGCACGTGAATCTGGACCGCCCGGAGATGTTCCGGCGGGTGCTGATCTTCGCCATGATCTACCAGGGCGCCCCCAACTGGGCGGCCGTCGACGGCGTCGTCACGTTGTTCCCCACGGTGGGCCCGCAGATCGAGGTTCGCCTCGATTCGGCCGACAACAACGCCCGAATCTGCGCCATCGCGATGCTCGAGAACACGGGCAACGGCATCACCGTCAATCGTCTCGTCCAGTACATCAACGGCAGCCAGTCCGATCTGGACGCCGCGTACGGTTGGGGCATGCAATGGCAGGCGGGGCGTAAGTAG
- a CDS encoding DUF475 domain-containing protein, producing the protein MVLRIFGISIVVTVLSLIVAGIYGGPEAVFLVAILSILEISLSFDNAVINATVLQRMSEFWQKIFLTIGIVIAVFGMRLVFPLVIVWVASGLGPVEAMRLALNPPADDAAYFPDGSASYETILTDAHPQIAAFGGMFLLMLFLNFIFESREITWLSWLERPLARIGKLDQLEVVVAGSLLLATSFLFADDENRATVMVAGVAGLILYIVVNGLGELFNLPEEGEEGEPSRGPSNLAKATGKAGFFLFLYLEVLDASFSFDGVIGAFAITSDPIIIALGLGFVGAMFVRSITVFLVRKGTLSEYVYLEHGAHWAIGALAVILLVSIGVHVNELITGLVGILLIGAAFISSLIRNRKAGNGDELSERTPAAVG; encoded by the coding sequence ATGGTTCTACGCATTTTCGGCATCTCCATAGTCGTCACAGTGCTCTCTCTCATAGTGGCTGGGATCTACGGCGGCCCCGAAGCCGTCTTCCTGGTCGCGATCCTGTCGATCCTCGAAATCTCGCTGTCCTTCGACAACGCAGTGATCAACGCCACCGTCCTACAAAGGATGAGCGAGTTCTGGCAGAAGATCTTCCTCACCATCGGCATCGTGATCGCCGTGTTCGGCATGCGCCTGGTCTTCCCGCTGGTGATCGTCTGGGTCGCCTCCGGGCTCGGTCCGGTCGAAGCAATGCGACTGGCGCTCAATCCCCCCGCCGATGACGCCGCGTACTTCCCCGACGGCAGCGCGAGCTACGAGACGATTCTCACTGATGCACATCCGCAGATCGCCGCGTTCGGCGGCATGTTCCTGCTGATGCTGTTCCTGAACTTCATCTTCGAATCACGCGAAATCACCTGGCTCAGCTGGCTGGAGCGCCCGCTGGCCAGGATCGGCAAGCTCGATCAGCTCGAGGTCGTCGTCGCCGGAAGCCTCCTGCTGGCCACCTCGTTCCTGTTCGCCGACGACGAAAACCGTGCGACGGTCATGGTGGCCGGCGTGGCCGGCCTGATCCTCTACATCGTCGTCAACGGTCTGGGCGAGCTGTTCAACCTCCCCGAGGAGGGCGAGGAGGGCGAGCCTTCCCGCGGGCCGTCGAATCTGGCGAAGGCAACCGGCAAGGCCGGCTTCTTCCTGTTCCTCTACCTCGAGGTCCTCGACGCGTCCTTCTCGTTCGACGGCGTGATCGGCGCATTCGCCATCACCTCGGATCCGATCATCATCGCCCTCGGCCTCGGCTTCGTCGGCGCCATGTTCGTCCGCTCGATCACGGTCTTCCTCGTCCGGAAGGGCACCCTCTCGGAATACGTCTACCTCGAGCACGGCGCGCACTGGGCGATCGGCGCCCTGGCCGTGATCCTGCTCGTGTCGATCGGCGTACACGTGAACGAGCTGATCACCGGCCTCGTCGGCATTCTCCTCATCGGGGCCGCATTCATCTCCAGCCTCATCCGTAACCGCAAGGCCGGCAACGGAGACGAGCTCTCCGAGCGCACCCCCGCCGCAGTCGGCTGA
- a CDS encoding TerD family protein — translation MSVTLTKGGNVSLSKQTDNLTTVAVGLGWDERATTGVAYDLDASALLTGATGKVLSDQHFVFYNNLRSPDGSVEHTGDNLTGDGDGDDEVIHVDLIALPANVTSIFFPVSIHEADARGQSFGQVRNAYIRVVDRNTGIELARYDLSEDASSETAMIFGEVYRRGSEWKFRAIGQGYASGLAGIARDYGVNLG, via the coding sequence ATGAGCGTCACGCTCACCAAGGGGGGCAACGTCTCCCTCTCGAAGCAGACCGACAACCTCACCACCGTTGCTGTCGGCCTCGGCTGGGACGAACGGGCCACCACCGGGGTCGCCTACGACCTCGACGCCTCGGCTCTGCTGACGGGCGCAACCGGCAAGGTCCTCTCCGATCAGCACTTCGTCTTCTACAACAATCTGCGATCGCCGGACGGCTCGGTCGAGCACACCGGCGACAACCTCACCGGCGACGGCGACGGTGACGACGAGGTCATCCATGTCGACCTGATCGCCCTGCCAGCCAACGTGACCAGCATCTTCTTCCCGGTCTCGATACACGAGGCTGATGCGCGCGGCCAGTCGTTCGGTCAGGTCCGCAATGCCTACATCCGCGTCGTCGATCGGAACACCGGAATCGAACTGGCCCGCTACGACCTGTCCGAGGACGCGTCCTCCGAAACCGCGATGATCTTCGGAGAGGTCTACCGCCGGGGCTCCGAATGGAAGTTCCGTGCCATCGGGCAGGGCTACGCCTCCGGCCTGGCCGGCATCGCCCGCGACTACGGCGTCAATCTCGGCTGA
- a CDS encoding TerD family protein, with amino-acid sequence MGVSLTKGGNVSLTKEAPNLTAVAVGLGWDVRSTTGTDFDLDASAIAAGADKKVVSDQHFVFFNNLRSPDGSIEHVGDNTTGEGEGDDEVINVDLAAVPANIESIFFPVSIYDADTRAQSFGQVRNAYIRVVDRANGNELARYDLSEDASTETAMVFGELYRHGAEWKFRAVGQGYASGLAGIARDYGVNV; translated from the coding sequence ATGGGCGTCAGCTTGACCAAGGGCGGAAACGTCTCCCTCACAAAAGAGGCGCCGAATCTCACCGCGGTTGCGGTCGGTCTCGGATGGGACGTGCGCAGCACCACCGGCACCGACTTCGATCTCGACGCCAGTGCGATCGCCGCGGGCGCCGACAAGAAGGTGGTCTCCGACCAGCACTTCGTCTTCTTCAACAACCTGCGCTCGCCCGACGGCTCGATCGAGCACGTCGGCGACAACACCACCGGTGAGGGCGAGGGCGACGACGAGGTCATCAACGTCGATCTCGCTGCGGTTCCGGCGAACATCGAGAGCATCTTCTTCCCGGTCTCGATCTACGATGCCGACACCCGCGCCCAGTCGTTCGGTCAGGTCCGCAACGCCTACATCCGCGTCGTCGACCGCGCCAACGGCAACGAGCTGGCCCGCTACGACCTGTCCGAGGACGCCTCGACCGAGACCGCGATGGTCTTCGGTGAGCTGTACCGCCACGGCGCCGAGTGGAAGTTCCGCGCGGTCGGCCAGGGCTACGCCTCCGGCCTGGCCGGCATCGCCCGCGACTACGGCGTCAACGTCTAG
- a CDS encoding HpcH/HpaI aldolase/citrate lyase family protein has translation MRHFHHLDAETADALFLHRPESFDDSADRDLLAVALGATLYVPATRDDLTATILRRAGGGVCSMVLDLEDAVADDEVEAGMANAVAALNELAGTVAANMLLFVRVRTPGDIRAITDALSTGVVALTGFVVPKFTSDSGAAFLDEITEASDRLGKHLYAMPVLESPELVHRQSRDVELHAVSELLARHRDRVLAIRIGATDMCSTFGIRRDRDLTIYDVRVVVDVIADVVNYLGRADGTGFVITGPVWEYFADHERMFRPMLRATPFVEQDAVLFRQQLVSRDLDGLLREIALDRANGIHGKTVIHPSHVAAVHALSAVTHEEYHDALDILGSGANGGVQASGYKNKMNEVRPHRNWAEATLRRARVFGVTNKGVTFVDLLTALVAR, from the coding sequence ATGCGGCATTTCCATCACCTTGACGCCGAGACCGCCGATGCGCTGTTCCTGCATCGGCCCGAGTCGTTCGACGACAGTGCGGACCGGGACCTGCTGGCCGTCGCACTCGGTGCGACCCTGTACGTCCCTGCCACGCGGGATGACCTCACTGCGACGATCCTGCGCCGTGCCGGCGGGGGTGTGTGCTCGATGGTCCTCGATCTCGAGGATGCCGTCGCGGACGACGAAGTCGAAGCGGGTATGGCCAATGCAGTCGCAGCGCTGAACGAGCTGGCCGGAACCGTCGCGGCCAACATGTTGCTGTTCGTGCGGGTCAGGACGCCGGGCGACATTCGGGCGATCACGGACGCGCTCAGCACCGGTGTGGTCGCGCTGACCGGATTCGTCGTCCCGAAATTCACCAGTGACAGTGGTGCCGCGTTCCTCGACGAGATCACGGAAGCGTCCGACCGGCTCGGCAAGCATCTGTACGCGATGCCGGTGCTCGAGTCGCCGGAGTTGGTGCACCGGCAGAGCCGCGACGTCGAACTGCATGCGGTCAGCGAACTGCTTGCGCGGCACCGCGACCGCGTCCTGGCGATCAGGATCGGTGCGACAGACATGTGCAGCACGTTCGGGATCCGCCGGGATCGGGACCTCACCATCTACGACGTCCGTGTGGTCGTCGACGTCATCGCCGACGTCGTGAACTATCTGGGTCGTGCTGACGGCACCGGGTTCGTCATCACAGGGCCGGTGTGGGAGTACTTCGCCGACCATGAGCGGATGTTCCGGCCGATGCTGCGCGCCACTCCGTTCGTCGAGCAGGACGCCGTACTCTTCCGGCAGCAACTCGTCAGCCGTGACCTCGACGGGTTGCTGCGTGAGATCGCGCTGGATCGGGCGAACGGCATTCACGGCAAGACGGTCATCCACCCCTCCCATGTGGCAGCCGTCCATGCGCTGTCCGCCGTTACGCACGAGGAATACCATGACGCGCTCGACATCCTCGGTAGCGGGGCCAACGGCGGCGTACAGGCATCGGGATACAAGAACAAGATGAACGAGGTTCGCCCGCATCGGAATTGGGCCGAGGCAACGCTGCGGCGCGCCAGGGTGTTCGGCGTCACCAACAAGGGTGTGACGTTCGTCGACCTGCTGACTGCGCTGGTGGCGCGTTGA
- a CDS encoding phosphoribosyltransferase family protein, which yields MTAPDVPVAEPWATREFGLALGHSESDAGYTASQLVEPGLRRNPRRAHLLVSTVLGKHLPTAPDDVIAAGDRLGELVLAALALPAGHESEVDATVLGFAETATGLGHCVATRIRARCYLHSTRRDVPGAETVAGFEEGHSHATSHLLQPTSPDLLASDCPMVLVDDEISTGATAVDAIRALHAHHPRGRYIVAALVDMRTGHHRDQTAAAAAELGVAIDFVSLASGHTVLPEGLIERVVALPDPVLNPVSGNRGESEVVGLSWPAAVPDGGRHGFLYSDAAGFDAAITAAATELAARIDPDRPIIVIGHEELMYLPLRLASELARNGLAVRFQTTTRSPAYVLDEPGYPLRRGYMFVAPEADDAAPRYLYNAYWSDDPTVRPLLLVVADSPADTDRLRCDGGLLDVLTAAGNDVLLVVVPATDPRHLARIRRDPV from the coding sequence TTGACCGCCCCGGACGTTCCGGTCGCCGAACCGTGGGCGACACGCGAGTTCGGACTCGCCCTCGGGCATTCGGAATCCGACGCCGGCTACACCGCCTCACAGCTAGTCGAACCCGGGCTGCGCCGCAATCCGCGCCGCGCGCACCTGCTGGTTTCGACGGTCCTCGGCAAGCATCTGCCCACCGCTCCCGACGACGTCATCGCCGCCGGTGATCGACTCGGCGAGCTGGTTCTCGCCGCGCTGGCACTACCTGCCGGCCACGAATCCGAGGTCGATGCCACCGTCCTCGGATTCGCCGAGACGGCAACCGGACTCGGGCACTGCGTCGCCACCCGGATCAGAGCCCGGTGCTATCTGCATTCGACCCGGCGGGACGTGCCCGGAGCGGAGACCGTCGCTGGGTTCGAGGAGGGGCACTCCCACGCGACGAGTCACCTCCTGCAACCCACCTCGCCGGACCTGCTGGCGAGCGACTGCCCGATGGTGCTGGTTGACGACGAGATCTCCACCGGCGCCACGGCCGTCGACGCCATTCGTGCCCTGCACGCACACCATCCGCGCGGCCGATACATCGTTGCGGCGCTGGTCGACATGCGGACCGGGCACCATCGTGACCAGACCGCCGCCGCTGCCGCCGAACTCGGTGTCGCCATCGACTTCGTCAGTCTCGCGAGCGGTCACACCGTCCTCCCTGAGGGACTGATCGAGCGGGTCGTCGCCCTGCCGGACCCGGTCCTCAATCCGGTGTCCGGCAATCGCGGCGAGTCCGAAGTGGTCGGGCTGTCCTGGCCGGCGGCGGTGCCGGACGGCGGCCGTCACGGATTCCTCTATTCCGACGCAGCGGGATTCGACGCGGCGATCACGGCGGCCGCGACGGAACTGGCGGCGCGCATCGATCCCGATCGCCCGATTATCGTCATCGGCCACGAAGAGCTGATGTATCTGCCGCTGAGACTGGCTTCGGAACTGGCCCGGAACGGGCTCGCGGTGCGATTCCAAACCACTACGCGCTCGCCGGCGTACGTGCTCGATGAGCCCGGATACCCCCTGCGCCGCGGCTACATGTTCGTCGCACCCGAGGCCGACGACGCAGCGCCGCGGTACCTCTACAACGCCTACTGGTCCGACGATCCGACGGTGCGTCCCCTTCTACTGGTCGTCGCGGACTCTCCCGCCGACACCGACCGGCTGCGCTGCGACGGTGGGCTGCTCGATGTCCTGACGGCCGCGGGCAACGACGTCCTGCTCGTGGTAGTCCCGGCCACCGACCCCCGGCATCTGGCGCGCATCCGACGGGATCCGGTGTGA
- a CDS encoding cysteine protease StiP family protein has protein sequence MTAPLTGPDFGSYPAADVRWLLKDLSAVNLEADVAERERRIQSGRAHYAESLPIEYQPDAQYRELFDKVLVESAERLARAVGAVTELVLAERGHDITLVSLARAGTPIGILMRRWAMRMHGLDLPHYAVSIVRDRGIDIAAMEYLAAHHDPSSVVFVDGWTGKGAITRELDTALADHAAAGGPVFNSDLAVLADPGACARTYGTRDDFLIASACLNSTVSGLVSRTVLNDSLIAPGEFHGAKFYRELAEDDVSNNLLDTIGERFTDVESAVVGDVAAIRSGDRTPTWAGWASVEKIRQRYDISTVNYVKPGVGETTRVLLRRVPWKVLVRDLDAPEHAHIRLLADARSVPVEVVPDLAYSCMGLIKDIT, from the coding sequence GTGACCGCGCCATTGACCGGCCCCGACTTCGGCTCGTATCCGGCTGCCGACGTCCGCTGGCTGCTCAAGGACCTGTCGGCGGTGAATCTCGAGGCCGATGTCGCCGAACGGGAACGGCGTATCCAGTCGGGCCGCGCGCACTACGCGGAATCACTGCCCATCGAGTACCAGCCGGACGCGCAGTACCGGGAGCTCTTCGACAAGGTCCTGGTCGAGAGCGCCGAGCGGTTGGCCCGGGCGGTCGGTGCCGTCACCGAACTCGTACTGGCGGAGCGGGGCCACGACATCACGCTCGTCTCCCTCGCGCGCGCTGGAACCCCGATCGGGATTCTGATGCGTCGCTGGGCAATGCGGATGCACGGTCTCGATCTACCGCACTACGCGGTGTCGATTGTCCGGGATCGCGGGATCGACATCGCGGCAATGGAATACCTTGCTGCCCATCATGATCCGTCGTCCGTGGTGTTCGTCGACGGCTGGACCGGCAAGGGTGCGATCACTCGGGAACTCGACACCGCGCTGGCAGACCACGCCGCGGCGGGTGGGCCGGTGTTCAATTCCGATCTTGCCGTACTGGCCGATCCGGGCGCGTGTGCGCGTACATACGGCACGCGTGACGACTTCCTCATTGCGTCCGCGTGTCTGAACTCGACCGTCTCCGGACTCGTTTCGCGCACCGTCCTCAACGACTCGCTGATCGCGCCCGGCGAGTTTCACGGCGCCAAGTTCTACCGCGAACTTGCCGAGGACGACGTCTCCAACAATTTGCTCGACACGATCGGAGAGAGATTCACCGACGTGGAATCGGCGGTCGTGGGTGACGTGGCCGCGATCCGGTCCGGCGATCGGACTCCGACGTGGGCAGGTTGGGCTTCGGTCGAGAAGATTCGTCAGCGGTACGACATCTCGACGGTCAACTACGTCAAACCGGGCGTCGGGGAGACCACCCGGGTGCTACTGCGTCGCGTTCCGTGGAAGGTGCTGGTGCGAGATCTCGATGCGCCCGAACATGCCCATATTCGGCTTCTCGCGGATGCCCGCAGTGTCCCGGTCGAGGTCGTGCCCGACCTCGCGTATTCCTGTATGGGCTTGATCAAGGACATCAC